A section of the Harmonia axyridis chromosome 2, icHarAxyr1.1, whole genome shotgun sequence genome encodes:
- the LOC123673414 gene encoding uncharacterized protein LOC123673414 translates to MSIFDPFGFLATLIIKANVFCDARDKAYSYVAYFRTEEKEDNTETHVCFVTAEYKVAPLTQQIIPKLELQGAVLACRLSKKIWEEVEHKIRETHYWTDSLVVLKQIRSQSRRFPMFVSCRIGEIHENADVFQWHWDPSEENVADQATKELKNIDLKQDGDWFSGPSFLGKPRKLWYCEGGKNSNEERHL, encoded by the coding sequence ATGTCAATATTTGATCCTTTCGGGTTTTTGGCAACTTTGATCATAAAGGCGAATGTGTTTTGTGATGCGCGTGATAAGGCTTATTCCTATGTTGCTTACTTCAGAACAGAAGAAAAGGAGGATAATACTGAAACACATGTCTGCTTTGTTACTGCTGAGTATAAAGTTGCGCCATTGACTCAGCAAATCATACCCAAATTAGAGTTACAAGGAGCAGTGTTGGCATGCAGACTATCCAAGAAAATATGGGAAGaagttgaacataaaattcgCGAAACACATTATTGGACTGATTCATTGGTGGTACTTAAACAAATAAGATCCCAGTCGAGAAGGTTTCCTATGTTCGTGTCATGTCGAATAGGAGAAATCCATGAAAATGCAGATGTTTTCCAGTGGCACTGGgatccttctgaagaaaatgtagcAGATCAGGCTaccaaagaattgaaaaatatcgatcTTAAACAAGATGGAGATTGGTTTAGCGGACCATCGTTTTTGGGAAAACCAAGGAAATTATGGTATTGTGAGGGTGGCAAAAATTCAAACGAAGAAAGGCATTTATAA